One genomic region from Arthrobacter sp. YN encodes:
- a CDS encoding DUF3043 domain-containing protein translates to MFGRKKEEPSAQSVVDQAYATATEPGAGKGTPTPKRKDQEAARKRPLVPNDRKASKAAERVAIQDQRQKMRQALDTGDEKFLPLRDKGPQKRYTRDYVDARFSLGEYLMFGALLFVVISLIIPPTSAGISYVLVGFWIMFLAVFVDVFILSRKLRKRLTEKFGEVERGSVWYGCMRALQFRKLRLPKPQVKRGQYPA, encoded by the coding sequence GTGTTCGGACGCAAAAAGGAAGAGCCCAGCGCTCAATCAGTAGTAGACCAGGCCTACGCCACCGCCACGGAGCCCGGTGCCGGAAAGGGCACCCCCACTCCCAAGCGGAAAGACCAGGAAGCAGCCCGCAAGCGCCCACTGGTTCCCAATGACCGCAAAGCCTCCAAGGCTGCGGAACGGGTCGCCATCCAGGACCAGCGGCAGAAAATGCGGCAGGCGTTGGATACGGGTGACGAAAAATTCCTGCCCCTCCGTGACAAGGGACCCCAGAAGCGCTATACGCGTGACTACGTGGACGCACGGTTCAGCTTGGGTGAATACCTCATGTTCGGCGCCTTGCTGTTCGTGGTGATCTCCCTGATCATTCCGCCCACAAGCGCCGGCATCAGCTACGTCCTCGTCGGCTTCTGGATCATGTTCCTGGCGGTCTTCGTGGATGTCTTCATCCTGTCCCGCAAGCTCAGGAAGCGCCTTACCGAGAAATTCGGCGAAGTAGAACGCGGCTCCGTCTGGTACGGCTGCATGCGCGCGCTTCAGTTCCGCAAGCTCCGCCTGCCCAAGCCGCAGGTGAAGCGCGGACAGTACCCGGCCTAA
- a CDS encoding quinone-dependent dihydroorotate dehydrogenase, translated as MRVYPTFFKLAFSWMDAEKAHKIGFQGIRAAHRSGAGRILARLTAPDASLRTEALGLTFPSPFGLAAGFDKEGHGIEALAELGFGHVEVGTITGQAQPGNEKPRLFRLIEDRAVVNRMGFNNDGAAAVAPRLKSARAALQRKHPDVRPVIGVNIGKTKVVELEDATEDYLVSARSLAPAADYLVVNVSSPNTPGLRLLQNVETLRPLLRAVGDAADEAAGRHIPLLVKIAPDLSNDDIDDVARLALDLKLDGIIATNTTISREGLVSEATKVESLGAGGLSGAPLKQRSLEVLRRLKDAVGDQLVLIAVGGVETASDVQERLEAGATLVQGYTAFLYEGPFWASSINRGLAKIRKKER; from the coding sequence ATGCGTGTTTACCCCACATTCTTCAAGCTGGCCTTCTCCTGGATGGATGCCGAAAAGGCACACAAGATCGGCTTCCAAGGGATCCGGGCGGCACACCGCTCGGGCGCCGGCCGGATCCTGGCCCGGCTGACAGCCCCTGACGCTTCGCTCCGGACTGAGGCGTTGGGCCTGACCTTCCCATCGCCGTTCGGCCTAGCGGCAGGCTTCGACAAGGAAGGCCACGGCATAGAAGCCCTGGCCGAACTCGGCTTCGGCCACGTAGAGGTGGGTACCATCACCGGCCAGGCGCAGCCAGGCAATGAGAAGCCCCGGTTGTTCCGCCTGATTGAGGACCGTGCGGTGGTTAACCGGATGGGATTCAACAACGACGGCGCAGCAGCCGTTGCGCCACGGCTCAAGTCTGCGCGGGCTGCTCTGCAAAGGAAGCACCCGGACGTCCGGCCCGTCATCGGCGTCAACATCGGCAAGACCAAAGTGGTTGAGCTTGAGGACGCCACTGAGGATTACCTCGTGAGTGCACGCAGCCTGGCGCCCGCGGCAGACTACTTGGTGGTCAATGTCAGCTCTCCCAACACACCGGGCCTTCGTTTGCTGCAGAACGTGGAAACCCTGCGGCCGCTGTTGCGGGCAGTGGGCGACGCCGCCGATGAAGCCGCTGGACGGCATATTCCGCTGCTGGTCAAGATTGCGCCTGACCTGTCCAACGACGACATCGACGACGTCGCCCGGCTGGCGCTGGACCTGAAGCTGGACGGCATCATCGCCACCAACACCACCATTTCCCGGGAGGGGCTCGTTTCGGAGGCCACCAAAGTGGAGTCGTTGGGTGCCGGTGGTTTGTCGGGAGCACCCCTCAAGCAGAGGTCGCTTGAAGTCCTGCGGAGGCTCAAGGACGCCGTCGGTGACCAGCTCGTGCTCATCGCGGTAGGAGGAGTGGAGACTGCCTCGGACGTTCAAGAGCGCCTGGAAGCGGGCGCAACACTGGTCCAGGGCTACACAGCGTTCCTGTATGAGGGTCCCTTCTGGGCTTCGAGCATCAACAGGGGCCTCGCGAAGATCCGTAAGAAGGAGCGTTAG
- a CDS encoding alpha/beta hydrolase, translating to MEWTADILGTDFQSCGVDATGPDGVTRHATLIRHRAGQSDTGDAPGRYGAVLFLHGWSDYFFNTELARFWAGQGYDFYALDMHNHGRSLTTDMPGGYVANLMDYDAEINQALDIIRNHTASSPEGSVTLMGHSTGGLVAALWASRHPESIQFLILDSPWLEMHGSSLVRRAAQAMVAPIAKLRPETVLKLPERGFYFRSISSTAEGEWALDENYRPPLAFPVRAGWLSAVFAGHSQVARGLNLDVPVLVLTSSASANGMFWQESMRRSDAVLDVGVIALRAMALGRSVTLERIDGGLHDVFLSAPAVRKDAYARLARWIKGFMQNDVPAERQEGDQ from the coding sequence ATGGAGTGGACGGCTGACATCCTGGGAACAGACTTCCAATCCTGTGGCGTTGATGCCACAGGACCTGACGGCGTGACCCGCCACGCCACCTTGATCCGCCATCGGGCAGGGCAAAGCGATACCGGGGATGCCCCGGGGCGCTACGGCGCCGTCCTGTTTCTGCACGGCTGGAGCGACTACTTCTTCAATACCGAACTTGCCAGGTTCTGGGCCGGGCAGGGCTACGACTTTTACGCCCTTGACATGCACAACCATGGCCGGAGCCTGACGACGGACATGCCGGGGGGCTACGTGGCAAACCTGATGGACTATGACGCCGAAATCAACCAGGCACTGGACATTATCCGGAACCACACAGCCTCGTCACCGGAAGGCAGCGTGACCCTGATGGGCCACTCGACCGGCGGGTTGGTGGCCGCATTGTGGGCGAGCCGCCACCCGGAATCCATCCAATTCCTGATCCTTGACAGCCCGTGGTTGGAAATGCACGGCAGCTCGTTGGTGCGGCGGGCTGCACAGGCCATGGTGGCTCCCATCGCAAAGTTAAGGCCGGAAACCGTCTTGAAACTGCCGGAGCGGGGTTTCTACTTCCGCAGCATCAGCAGTACCGCGGAGGGTGAATGGGCGCTGGACGAAAACTATCGTCCACCGCTGGCTTTCCCGGTCCGGGCTGGGTGGCTCAGTGCCGTATTTGCCGGGCATTCCCAGGTTGCCCGTGGGCTGAACCTCGATGTGCCTGTCCTCGTCCTGACGTCGTCCGCCAGCGCCAATGGAATGTTCTGGCAGGAGTCCATGCGCCGTTCGGATGCCGTGCTTGATGTTGGAGTTATTGCCCTCCGAGCCATGGCGCTGGGCCGGAGCGTCACTCTGGAACGCATCGACGGCGGCCTCCACGATGTCTTCCTCTCCGCACCTGCAGTGCGGAAAGACGCCTATGCGCGGCTTGCGCGGTGGATCAAGGGTTTCATGCAGAACGACGTGCCGGCAGAGCGGCAGGAGGGGGACCAATGA